One Chelonoidis abingdonii isolate Lonesome George chromosome 17, CheloAbing_2.0, whole genome shotgun sequence DNA segment encodes these proteins:
- the CDC42EP2 gene encoding cdc42 effector protein 2 has product MSTKVPIYLKRGSRKGKKEKLRDILSSDMISPPLGDFRHTIHIGSGGENDMFGDISFLQGKFHLLPRTEGSLDSDRGSHCGVPFEFSRTATISGHEQPFSEAPSPLLKNAISLPVIGGPQALMLPTTQAPPKPPRLHLDDKVQPALQGKEAVAELTSSKDSRTSEPLSHLCSPHELFAIPQNGFVEEKNKDESFMSHAGSLLSLHVDLGPSILDDVLQVMDKHQAGKVIQDSGRQEILT; this is encoded by the coding sequence ATGTCCACCAAGGTCCCAATCTACCTGAAAAGAGGCAGTAGGAAGGGCAAGAAGGAAAAGCTCAGAGATATCCTTTCTTCTGATATGATCAGCCCCCCCTTAGGAGACTTCAGACACACTATTCACatagggagtggaggggagaatGATATGTTTGGGGATATTTCTTTCTTGCAAGGGAAATTCCACCTTCTACCAAGGACTGAAGGTAGCCTAGATTCTGACAGGGGCAGCCACTGTGGAGTGCCATTTGAGTTCTCAAGGACTGCTACTATCTCTGGTCATGAGCAACCATTTTCTGAAGCCCCCTCGCCACTCTTAAAGAATGCTATCTCACTGCCTGTCATTGGGGGTCCACAGGCTCTAATGTTGCCCACTACCCAGGCCCCACCAAAGCCACCAAGGCTGCACCTTGATGATAAAGTTCAACCAGCTCTGCAAGGCAAGGAAGCTGTGGCAGAACTGACTTCATCCAAGGACAGCAGGACTTCTGAACCTCTCTCTCATCTCTGCAGCCCCCATGAGCTGTTTGCCATCCCTCAGAATGGGTTTGTTGAAGAGAAAAATAAGGATGAGTCCTTTATGTCCCATGCTGGTTCCCTGCTCTCCCTCCATGTGGATCTGGGGCCTTCTATCTTGGACGACGTCCTTCAGGTCATGGATAAACACCAAGCTGGGAAAGTGATACAAGATTCTGGCAGGCAAGAAATCCTGACATGA